One window of Nitrospira sp. genomic DNA carries:
- the rpsG gene encoding 30S ribosomal protein S7: MPRSKFLDQREVLPDVRYRDKLVGKFVNTLMSGGKKSTAERICYGAFDAIQEKTGNDPLKVFKAAIDNVKPIVEVKSRRVGGASYQVPVEIRPARRVSLALRWLAEYSRTRGGKSMRERLAAELMDASNNTGASVKKREDVHRMAEANKAFAHYRW; encoded by the coding sequence ATGCCAAGAAGTAAATTTCTGGATCAGCGCGAAGTCCTTCCTGATGTGCGATATCGCGACAAGCTTGTCGGGAAGTTTGTGAATACGCTGATGAGCGGCGGAAAGAAAAGCACGGCAGAGCGTATTTGCTACGGAGCCTTCGATGCGATTCAGGAGAAGACCGGGAATGATCCGTTGAAGGTCTTCAAGGCGGCCATTGATAATGTGAAGCCGATTGTTGAAGTGAAGTCGAGGCGTGTCGGTGGAGCCTCGTATCAGGTTCCTGTCGAGATCCGTCCGGCGAGGAGGGTGTCGTTGGCTCTTCGTTGGTTGGCTGAGTATTCGCGGACTCGCGGCGGGAAGAGCATGCGGGAACGCTTGGCTGCTGAATTGATGGATGCGTCGAATAATACCGGCGCCTCTGTGAAGAAACGGGAAGACGTGCATCGGATGGCGGAAGCGAATAAGGCCTTCGCCCATTATCGCTGGTAG
- the rpsL gene encoding 30S ribosomal protein S12 yields MPTINQLVRKGRNLVKAKTKSPALKGCPQKRGVCLRVYTTTPKKPNSALRKVARVRLTNGMEVTTYIPGVGHNLQEHSIVLVRGGRVKDLPGVRYHLVRGALDAVGVADRKQSRSKYGAKRPK; encoded by the coding sequence ATGCCGACAATCAATCAGTTAGTTCGAAAAGGGCGAAACCTCGTCAAGGCAAAGACGAAGAGTCCGGCGCTCAAAGGCTGTCCTCAAAAACGCGGAGTCTGTCTCCGTGTGTATACGACGACTCCGAAGAAGCCGAACTCGGCGTTGCGTAAAGTGGCTCGCGTTCGATTGACGAACGGCATGGAAGTCACGACGTATATCCCTGGTGTCGGGCACAACCTGCAGGAGCACTCGATTGTGCTTGTGCGTGGCGGCCGCGTCAAGGACCTTCCCGGCGTTCGTTACCATTTGGTGCGCGGTGCTCTCGATGCCGTCGGTGTGGCTGATCGTAAGCAGAGCCGTTCGAAGTACGGCGCCAAGCGTCCGAAGTAA
- the rpoC gene encoding DNA-directed RNA polymerase subunit beta' — protein MRIRIASPEKIRSWSYGEVKKPETINYRSFKPEKDGLFCAKIFGPIKDWECNCGKYKRMKHRGIVCDKCGVEVIQSKVRRERMGHIELAAPVAHIWFLKGVPSRIGTLLDMSLKQLEKILYFESYVCVDPGSTDLSEKELVPEDKLRTLQSEFGSSGFKVGIGAEAIRDLLRKIDINSLWDEIQIKAKTSASAALKKKYAKRLKVLEAFRKSGNKPEWMIMDVIPVLPPELRPLVPLDGGRFATSDLNDLYRRVINRNNRLKRLMELKAPGVIIRNEMRMLQEAVDALFDNGRRGRAIRGPNKRPLKSLSDMLKGKQGRFRQNLLGKRVDYSGRTVIVVGPDLRLNQCGLPKKMALELFKPFIFHKLEERGAATTIKSAKRLVEKERPEVWDVLDEVIREHPVLLNRAPTLHRLGIQAFDPVLVEGKAIKLHPLVCAAFNADFDGDQMAVHVPLSVEAQVEARVLMMSINNILSPANGKPIAVPSQDMVLGVYWLTKERVGVKGENKIFGSPEEVRIAYDAREVEEHARIKVRLGGVLVQSTVGRVLLSEILPASMPFASANKLMTKKEMTKLIDTVYRQTGHRDTVVFLDKIKDLGFFYATRAGVSICVDNMHIPTKKGVFIEKAQHEVGEIEKQYAEGLITNGERYNKVIDIWAHVSEQVANEMMKELGAGGDPAKAESFNPIFMMADSGARGSSQQIRQLGGMRGLMAKPSGEIIETPITANFREGLTVLQYFISTHGARKGLADTALKTANSGYLTRRLVDIAQDVIIYEIDCGTHDGIMVSPLIEGGEIIQPLEERVLGRLAAEDIRDPVTGEIIVSRNEEINEDRTKAVVEAGVERVKIRSVLTCQAPRGVCQACYGRDLARGRLVEKGEPVGVIAAQSIGEPGTQLTMRTFHIGGTASKVVEQTIVESKHAGRIKFLSFDAKKNADIPTPGIAVRNKEGEWVVMSRNAKIAIVDESGREREKYPVVYGAKIKIGDGDKIALGQKLVEWDPYSLTILTEVGGRIAYGDIIEGVTMKDEFDEVTGLSRKVIIEHSGATLRPRISIKDDGGKTAKVAAGANVARYLLPVGAHIFVEKGAAVHPGDVLAKIPRETTKTKDITGGLPRVAELFEARKPKEQAVISEIDGEVSYGGFVKGQRKVLVDNKMGDVKEYLIPKGKHVNVHEGDWVRAGEPLMDGSANPHDILDVLGPNELQKYLVDEVQDVYRLQGVTINDKHIEIIVRQMLRKVRIEDPGDTEFLPGSQVSKALFEKANDRVLEKGGTPALGKPVLLGITKAALTTDSFISAASFQETTRVLTEAAINGREDSLLGLKENVIVGRLIPAGAGFEEYRDTFVISEKAAPVAVAAASGGAEVGQERAAATAGEGAARS, from the coding sequence TTGCGTCGCCCGAGAAGATCCGGTCCTGGTCTTACGGCGAAGTGAAGAAGCCGGAGACGATCAATTACCGGTCGTTTAAGCCAGAAAAGGACGGCCTCTTCTGCGCGAAGATTTTCGGTCCTATTAAGGACTGGGAGTGCAATTGCGGCAAGTATAAGCGCATGAAGCACCGCGGGATCGTCTGCGACAAGTGCGGCGTCGAGGTCATTCAGTCCAAAGTGCGCCGCGAGCGCATGGGACATATCGAGTTGGCCGCTCCGGTCGCGCATATCTGGTTCCTCAAAGGTGTGCCGAGCCGTATCGGGACGTTGCTCGATATGAGTTTGAAGCAACTTGAGAAGATCCTCTATTTCGAGAGCTATGTCTGCGTCGATCCGGGATCGACGGATCTCTCTGAAAAGGAATTGGTTCCGGAAGACAAGCTGCGCACGTTGCAGTCTGAGTTCGGATCCAGCGGATTTAAGGTTGGGATCGGCGCAGAAGCGATTCGCGATTTGCTGCGCAAGATCGACATCAATAGTTTGTGGGATGAGATTCAGATCAAGGCGAAGACGTCGGCGTCGGCCGCCTTGAAGAAGAAGTACGCGAAGCGGCTGAAAGTCCTCGAAGCATTCCGCAAGTCCGGCAACAAGCCGGAGTGGATGATCATGGACGTGATCCCGGTGTTGCCGCCGGAATTGCGCCCGCTGGTTCCGCTTGATGGCGGCCGGTTTGCGACGTCCGACTTGAACGACCTCTATCGTCGCGTCATCAACCGGAACAACCGGTTGAAGCGCTTGATGGAATTGAAAGCGCCTGGCGTCATCATCCGCAATGAAATGCGCATGCTGCAGGAAGCCGTCGATGCCTTGTTCGATAACGGCCGTCGAGGCCGTGCGATCCGCGGACCCAACAAGCGTCCGCTCAAGTCCTTGAGCGACATGCTCAAGGGTAAGCAGGGCCGCTTCCGCCAGAACTTGCTCGGAAAGCGGGTCGACTACTCCGGCCGTACGGTCATCGTGGTCGGGCCGGATCTCCGCCTGAACCAGTGCGGACTCCCGAAGAAGATGGCGCTGGAGTTGTTCAAGCCGTTCATCTTCCACAAGCTGGAAGAGCGCGGTGCCGCGACGACGATTAAGAGCGCCAAGCGCTTGGTCGAAAAAGAGCGCCCCGAAGTGTGGGATGTGCTCGACGAAGTGATTCGCGAGCATCCGGTGCTGTTGAATCGTGCACCGACTCTTCACCGACTCGGTATTCAAGCCTTCGATCCGGTCTTGGTGGAAGGTAAAGCCATTAAGTTGCATCCGCTCGTCTGCGCGGCGTTCAACGCGGACTTCGACGGAGACCAGATGGCCGTTCACGTGCCGTTGTCCGTCGAAGCGCAGGTTGAAGCGCGCGTTCTGATGATGTCGATCAACAACATCTTGTCTCCGGCGAACGGAAAGCCGATTGCGGTGCCTTCGCAGGACATGGTGTTGGGTGTCTACTGGCTCACCAAAGAACGCGTGGGCGTCAAGGGCGAGAATAAGATCTTCGGGTCCCCCGAGGAAGTGCGGATTGCCTACGATGCGCGCGAAGTCGAAGAGCATGCTCGTATCAAGGTGCGTCTCGGCGGCGTGTTGGTACAGAGTACGGTCGGGCGCGTGCTTCTGTCGGAAATTCTTCCTGCAAGCATGCCGTTCGCCAGCGCCAATAAGCTGATGACGAAGAAAGAAATGACCAAGCTGATCGACACGGTCTATCGGCAGACCGGTCATCGGGACACGGTCGTGTTCCTCGATAAGATCAAGGATCTCGGTTTCTTCTATGCGACGAGAGCCGGCGTGTCGATCTGCGTCGACAATATGCACATCCCGACGAAAAAGGGCGTGTTCATTGAAAAGGCTCAGCATGAAGTCGGTGAAATTGAGAAGCAGTACGCCGAGGGTTTGATCACCAACGGCGAACGCTACAATAAAGTCATCGACATCTGGGCGCACGTGTCGGAGCAGGTGGCGAATGAAATGATGAAGGAGCTCGGTGCCGGCGGAGATCCCGCCAAGGCCGAATCCTTCAATCCTATTTTCATGATGGCCGATTCCGGAGCGCGAGGTAGTTCGCAGCAGATTCGTCAGCTCGGCGGTATGCGCGGACTGATGGCTAAGCCGTCGGGTGAAATCATCGAAACGCCGATTACGGCGAATTTCCGCGAAGGGTTGACGGTGCTGCAGTATTTCATTTCGACGCACGGTGCCCGCAAAGGTCTCGCGGATACGGCGTTGAAGACCGCGAACTCCGGGTATTTGACCCGTCGCTTGGTCGACATCGCTCAGGACGTGATCATTTATGAGATCGATTGCGGCACGCACGACGGCATTATGGTGAGCCCCCTCATTGAGGGCGGTGAAATCATTCAGCCGTTGGAAGAGCGTGTGCTGGGTCGCTTGGCCGCAGAAGATATCCGCGATCCCGTGACCGGTGAAATCATCGTATCGCGCAATGAAGAGATCAACGAAGATCGTACGAAGGCGGTCGTTGAGGCCGGCGTTGAGCGCGTGAAGATCCGGTCTGTGCTGACGTGTCAGGCGCCGCGCGGCGTCTGTCAGGCCTGTTACGGCCGCGACCTTGCCCGTGGACGGCTCGTCGAGAAGGGTGAACCCGTCGGCGTCATTGCGGCGCAATCGATCGGTGAGCCTGGAACGCAGTTGACCATGCGTACGTTCCACATCGGAGGTACGGCGAGCAAAGTCGTCGAGCAGACAATTGTCGAATCGAAGCATGCCGGTCGCATTAAGTTCTTGAGCTTTGATGCGAAGAAGAATGCCGACATCCCGACCCCTGGCATCGCCGTCCGAAACAAAGAGGGCGAATGGGTGGTGATGAGTCGTAACGCGAAGATCGCGATCGTCGATGAGAGCGGCCGTGAACGGGAGAAGTATCCCGTGGTCTATGGCGCCAAGATCAAGATCGGCGACGGTGATAAAATCGCTCTTGGCCAAAAGCTGGTCGAATGGGATCCCTATTCACTGACGATCCTCACGGAAGTCGGTGGACGGATTGCCTACGGTGACATCATCGAAGGCGTAACCATGAAGGATGAGTTCGACGAGGTCACGGGTCTCTCGCGTAAGGTGATCATCGAGCATTCGGGTGCGACGCTTCGTCCGCGCATTTCGATTAAGGATGACGGAGGAAAGACGGCGAAGGTTGCGGCGGGAGCGAATGTGGCCCGCTATCTGCTGCCGGTCGGCGCCCACATCTTTGTCGAAAAAGGTGCCGCGGTGCATCCCGGAGACGTGCTGGCGAAGATCCCGCGCGAAACGACGAAGACCAAGGACATCACCGGAGGTCTTCCGCGTGTGGCCGAGCTGTTCGAAGCGCGCAAGCCGAAGGAGCAGGCCGTCATCAGCGAAATCGACGGCGAAGTTTCCTACGGCGGGTTCGTGAAGGGGCAGCGGAAAGTGCTCGTCGACAATAAGATGGGCGACGTGAAGGAATATCTTATCCCTAAGGGTAAACACGTCAATGTGCACGAAGGAGACTGGGTGCGTGCCGGTGAGCCGTTGATGGACGGTTCGGCCAATCCGCACGATATTCTCGATGTGCTGGGGCCGAATGAGCTCCAGAAATATCTTGTCGATGAAGTGCAGGACGTCTATCGGTTGCAGGGTGTGACCATCAACGACAAGCATATCGAAATCATCGTGCGGCAGATGTTGCGCAAGGTGCGGATCGAAGATCCTGGCGATACTGAATTCTTGCCTGGCAGCCAGGTGAGCAAGGCCTTGTTCGAGAAGGCGAACGACCGCGTCTTGGAGAAGGGCGGCACGCCGGCTCTCGGTAAGCCGGTTCTCCTAGGTATTACTAAGGCAGCATTAACCACTGATAGCTTTATTTCCGCCGCATCGTTCCAGGAAACGACGCGTGTCTTGACGGAAGCGGCGATCAATGGACGCGAAGATAGTCTGCTCGGGTTGAAGGAGAATGTCATCGTCGGTCGCTTGATTCCGGCCGGAGCGGGATTTGAGGAGTATCGCGATACGTTCGTCATCAGCGAAAAAGCCGCTCCGGTTGCGGTAGCGGCTGCTTCCGGCGGCGCTGAAGTCGGACAAGAGCGGGCGGCAGCCACCGCCGGTGAAGGGGCTGCTCGTTCGTAA